A region from the Treponema pallidum subsp. pallidum str. Nichols genome encodes:
- a CDS encoding endonuclease/exonuclease/phosphatase family protein, with the protein MSSKVAGACVGVIFWIVGTGSRCSAASVPHSIGAIQGEGHRSAYEGKHVRDVRGVVTAIARSGKRPIGFYFQDPHGDGNPKTSDGIFVYCGKAFPDSLRVGDYVAVLGTVSEYISKGNARDLSVTQLVIKRAQDVRVLAHGRELPEPVLISYARVSQPVFVSNLADLAPDAETIDFYESVEGMRVQMVNPTVPAVAYRSTYYLLPGDTPSTRLNMHGGYVYEQTHIRPVLAFCPRRMFDSLPEVFKSAPPLPGDSFEGTVVGIMGYSSSSYQLELAEPLPPLRRSGFSPEVSTIQFNARFLNIASYNVENFSAGNKADSARARVFAKHFVNDLKAPDVICLVEIQDDDGAKKHHHCTSAQHTLDLLVRAMAEFSAVRYKAVNIDPQDNAPAGVQSLDADGGQPGGNIRCCYLYRTDRVQLVQDQTGSAGTFHSVAQMVRGGRQMVKNPARIGVGQESFQNTRKSLVAHFQFVSGVNKGKDFVVVTNHFSSKRGDDPVWGSTQPAQEHSKRKRIQQAAQVAAFVAALRRERADLPVVVAGDFNDFWFSDVIQKFTAVGMHSALDLLPETERYTYVYRGYSQTLDNILSVGARTETADILHINAEQPARERVSDHDPVFVQLSW; encoded by the coding sequence ATGAGCAGTAAAGTAGCGGGAGCGTGCGTGGGGGTCATCTTTTGGATAGTGGGAACAGGATCACGGTGCAGTGCGGCGTCTGTTCCCCACTCAATCGGTGCGATCCAAGGGGAAGGACACCGTTCTGCCTATGAGGGTAAACACGTGCGTGATGTGCGTGGCGTGGTAACTGCTATTGCGCGTTCGGGTAAACGACCTATTGGTTTTTATTTTCAAGATCCGCATGGGGATGGCAATCCTAAAACGTCTGACGGCATTTTTGTGTATTGTGGTAAGGCTTTCCCTGATAGTTTGCGCGTGGGTGACTACGTGGCGGTGCTCGGTACTGTCAGCGAGTATATCTCAAAAGGCAATGCTCGGGATCTGAGCGTCACCCAGCTTGTTATCAAGCGCGCGCAGGATGTGCGAGTGCTAGCACATGGCAGGGAATTGCCTGAACCGGTGTTGATTTCGTATGCGCGGGTGTCTCAGCCGGTGTTTGTCAGCAACCTTGCAGACCTCGCACCGGATGCAGAGACTATTGATTTTTATGAAAGTGTGGAAGGGATGCGGGTTCAGATGGTGAATCCCACCGTTCCTGCTGTTGCGTATCGCTCTACGTATTACCTCCTACCGGGGGATACCCCTTCTACACGTTTGAATATGCACGGAGGATACGTGTATGAGCAAACCCATATACGTCCTGTCCTTGCCTTTTGTCCCCGGCGTATGTTTGACAGCCTTCCTGAAGTATTCAAAAGCGCCCCTCCTCTGCCTGGTGATTCCTTTGAAGGGACGGTGGTGGGGATCATGGGGTATTCGTCTTCTAGTTACCAATTAGAACTTGCTGAGCCGCTTCCCCCTTTGAGACGCTCAGGTTTTAGTCCTGAAGTTTCGACCATACAGTTCAACGCACGATTTTTGAATATAGCGAGTTATAATGTGGAGAATTTTTCTGCAGGGAATAAAGCAGACTCAGCGCGTGCGCGCGTCTTTGCGAAGCACTTTGTGAATGATCTTAAGGCGCCGGACGTTATTTGTCTTGTTGAGATACAGGATGACGATGGCGCAAAAAAACATCATCACTGTACGAGCGCACAGCACACGTTGGATTTACTGGTACGTGCAATGGCAGAGTTCAGCGCCGTTCGGTATAAAGCGGTGAATATCGATCCGCAGGATAATGCTCCTGCGGGCGTGCAATCGTTGGATGCCGATGGCGGACAACCGGGAGGAAATATTCGCTGTTGTTATTTGTACCGTACCGATCGTGTGCAGCTGGTGCAGGACCAGACAGGAAGTGCAGGAACATTTCATTCGGTTGCCCAAATGGTGCGCGGGGGAAGACAGATGGTAAAAAATCCTGCGCGCATCGGAGTAGGGCAAGAAAGTTTTCAAAACACACGTAAATCTTTGGTGGCACATTTTCAGTTTGTATCAGGGGTGAATAAGGGGAAAGATTTTGTTGTGGTAACGAATCACTTTTCTTCAAAGCGAGGGGATGACCCCGTTTGGGGTAGCACGCAACCTGCACAGGAACACTCCAAACGCAAGCGTATACAGCAGGCGGCGCAGGTTGCCGCTTTTGTTGCTGCACTACGTCGCGAGCGTGCAGATCTTCCGGTGGTGGTGGCGGGAGATTTCAATGATTTTTGGTTTTCTGATGTTATTCAAAAATTCACCGCAGTGGGGATGCACAGTGCGTTGGATCTCTTGCCGGAGACGGAGCGATATACCTATGTGTACCGCGGTTACTCGCAAACACTGGATAATATCCTGTCTGTAGGAGCGCGCACGGAGACTGCTGATATACTGCATATCAACGCAGAGCAGCCTGCTCGGGAACGCGTTTCTGATCACGATCCGGTCTTTGTGCAATTGTCATGGTAG
- a CDS encoding galactose ABC transporter substrate-binding protein: protein MKGTGMCVALLLCALGAGACKRSEKPTIGVVVYQYDNTLVARLRHILSTVGKKHARILIVDSQASQSIQNKHIDQFIARGVHGLAVNLVDHRAARTVIEKAQQARIPLVFFNRMPDLSDLNRYARAYYVGVKDDELGLLQSRLVAQYLERTPSADKNADGIIQCVVLKGDPDHKSGARCARYVCQALREIGLKGEIIGEAFALDSRVKGQAAMHTLIHTHGDRIEAVFANNDDAALGAIEALQSAGFFKENKRVPVVGIDATASALKAIEEDLMLGTVLNDVSSQGKAILNLLFALMGDSVPSIPAEDSTAFTHAGNGVAGRAAVFGTAEKQCVWIPYKVVTKENYRTVQNYLR from the coding sequence ATGAAAGGTACAGGGATGTGTGTAGCGCTCCTTTTGTGTGCACTTGGTGCGGGCGCGTGCAAGCGCAGCGAAAAGCCGACTATCGGAGTAGTCGTGTATCAGTATGACAACACGCTCGTGGCGCGCTTGCGTCACATACTCTCTACGGTTGGCAAAAAACATGCTCGAATCCTCATCGTGGATAGTCAGGCATCGCAGAGTATTCAGAACAAGCACATCGATCAATTTATTGCGCGCGGCGTGCACGGTCTTGCGGTAAATCTTGTAGACCATCGTGCTGCGCGCACGGTTATTGAAAAGGCACAGCAGGCGCGCATTCCGCTAGTATTCTTCAATCGTATGCCTGACCTTTCTGATTTGAACCGGTATGCACGCGCCTATTACGTAGGCGTCAAGGACGACGAGCTTGGTTTGCTGCAAAGCAGACTGGTTGCGCAATATCTGGAACGTACACCAAGTGCAGATAAGAACGCCGACGGTATTATCCAATGCGTAGTGCTCAAAGGGGATCCTGATCATAAAAGCGGTGCTCGCTGTGCGCGGTATGTGTGTCAGGCGCTGAGAGAAATCGGATTAAAGGGCGAGATAATCGGGGAGGCTTTTGCGCTTGACAGTCGGGTGAAAGGACAGGCTGCGATGCACACGCTTATTCACACACACGGAGATCGCATTGAGGCAGTATTTGCGAATAACGATGACGCAGCGCTCGGCGCCATTGAAGCGTTGCAGAGTGCAGGTTTTTTTAAAGAAAATAAGCGTGTGCCGGTTGTGGGTATCGATGCTACTGCGTCTGCTTTGAAAGCTATTGAAGAGGATCTGATGCTCGGCACCGTCCTTAACGATGTCTCCAGTCAGGGGAAGGCTATTTTAAATCTTTTGTTTGCACTTATGGGTGATTCTGTCCCATCGATCCCCGCTGAAGACAGCACTGCGTTTACGCACGCAGGAAACGGAGTGGCAGGACGCGCGGCAGTATTCGGTACGGCAGAAAAGCAGTGTGTGTGGATCCCCTATAAAGTTGTCACCAAAGAAAACTACCGTACTGTGCAAAATTACCTGCGCTGA
- a CDS encoding S1C family serine protease, whose product MKTASLCLRSAWLNVALGGVLGVLSGCRVFDERADVRVDRTGKEYLDAQVACAKEELRARPLRALMCAIALKRNAPAHQKVAQLYAQALARVKEAFRYSVEKQKWSEALVFFRSLSALRIPLKDWTERSLHRAQIEQWKKEGAHVLVAAQEKRAGTSAARSPAAMIKGTVTILVDRGIRVEHGRGFADRVIGSGFFIDKRGYIVTNYHVIRSEVDPAYEGYSRAYIKLPSDNTVKVPVRVVGWDALADLALLKTEITPEVVFGLGSSKNLDVGSKIYAIGSPAGLERTLTSGIVSAKKRKLLSVGGGVLQIDASINRGNSGGPVIDEEGCVQAVAFAGVEQHAGLNFAIPVELLKQVLPSLYRGGLVTHPWLGAFGETHRVWKNAGVGGVLSSYVIPGSPLSYAGIPEGAIITTVNDASVSCVADLQAELEKYVPETIVRLAGYRLRDKSKLHDLAAYEQDEWYCQLGVRPEHPARILYKYDLSYRAFLPLFGMRLARTGTRNTYRVESLVPGNFADEHGFSTYDVIEIQNIYMIEASEAIVADVYAKRRKAGYIDTFMRLVAALDNPSFF is encoded by the coding sequence GTGAAAACCGCTTCCCTTTGTCTGCGAAGTGCATGGCTGAACGTTGCGCTCGGCGGGGTGCTGGGTGTCCTTTCCGGTTGTCGTGTCTTCGACGAAAGGGCGGATGTGCGCGTCGACCGTACGGGAAAAGAATACCTCGATGCACAGGTTGCGTGTGCAAAAGAGGAGCTGCGCGCGCGTCCTCTGCGGGCGCTTATGTGTGCAATTGCGCTCAAAAGAAATGCCCCAGCACATCAGAAGGTGGCTCAGCTGTATGCCCAGGCGCTTGCGCGCGTCAAAGAGGCGTTTCGCTATTCAGTGGAGAAACAGAAGTGGTCGGAGGCACTTGTGTTTTTTCGTTCCCTCTCGGCACTTCGCATTCCGCTGAAGGACTGGACGGAGCGATCGCTGCATCGTGCGCAAATTGAACAGTGGAAAAAGGAGGGTGCGCACGTATTGGTTGCGGCGCAAGAGAAGCGCGCCGGAACTTCTGCTGCGCGGAGTCCGGCAGCCATGATAAAGGGGACGGTCACCATTTTGGTAGATCGAGGAATTCGCGTAGAGCACGGACGCGGGTTTGCAGATCGAGTTATCGGGTCAGGTTTTTTCATCGACAAGAGGGGCTATATCGTCACTAACTACCACGTTATCAGAAGCGAGGTAGATCCTGCGTACGAAGGGTATTCGCGTGCGTACATCAAGCTCCCCTCAGACAACACCGTGAAAGTTCCGGTGCGCGTTGTCGGGTGGGATGCGCTTGCAGATCTTGCATTGCTAAAAACAGAAATTACTCCTGAGGTGGTGTTTGGCTTAGGTTCCTCAAAGAATTTGGACGTGGGGAGTAAAATCTACGCGATAGGATCGCCTGCTGGGCTTGAACGAACGCTTACTTCTGGCATCGTGTCTGCGAAAAAGCGCAAACTGCTTTCAGTCGGTGGGGGAGTGCTGCAGATAGACGCATCCATTAATCGAGGGAACTCAGGCGGTCCAGTTATCGACGAGGAAGGGTGCGTTCAGGCAGTAGCGTTTGCAGGTGTGGAGCAGCATGCAGGGCTTAATTTTGCCATTCCTGTAGAATTGCTCAAGCAGGTGCTGCCAAGCTTGTACCGCGGGGGATTGGTGACGCATCCGTGGCTTGGTGCGTTTGGTGAAACACACCGTGTGTGGAAAAATGCTGGCGTCGGCGGTGTGCTTTCTTCGTACGTTATTCCTGGCAGTCCTCTCTCGTACGCAGGAATACCAGAAGGGGCAATTATTACCACGGTCAATGATGCATCCGTTTCTTGTGTAGCTGACTTACAGGCAGAGTTGGAAAAATACGTGCCCGAAACTATCGTCCGTCTTGCAGGGTACCGACTGCGGGACAAGAGCAAACTGCATGATCTGGCCGCCTATGAGCAGGATGAATGGTACTGCCAGTTAGGAGTACGGCCGGAACATCCTGCCCGGATCCTGTATAAGTACGACTTATCGTACCGGGCCTTCTTGCCCCTTTTTGGGATGCGCTTGGCGCGCACCGGCACGCGCAACACCTACCGTGTGGAGTCACTGGTTCCTGGCAATTTTGCAGATGAGCATGGCTTTAGCACGTACGACGTAATAGAAATCCAAAACATATACATGATTGAGGCAAGTGAGGCGATTGTCGCAGACGTGTACGCTAAACGGCGCAAGGCCGGGTACATAGACACGTTCATGCGATTGGTGGCAGCACTGGATAATCCATCCTTTTTCTAA
- the ispH gene encoding 4-hydroxy-3-methylbut-2-enyl diphosphate reductase, with amino-acid sequence MRKVNCIKVITRAHTLGYCGGVRMAVRMAEHARAHHRGSVYTLGPLVHNPVTLARLRARGIECLDPAHLSFALHAPAAPGAAPHAVEEKTARTVVIRAHGVAPEVYEALERSGAQVVDATCPRVKESQRRAQGFAAQGLHVILAGDRNHGEIVGIEGYVRAGAAQACSHLPGGAPDGMLPQVQCFVVQNAREAAALPCLARAALLAQTTITQGEYDAIAAAARTRVRELTVARTICAATARRQAALRALAPTVEALLVIGGAHSANTQRLLHTARETSLPTWLVERVEDIPPDIYAFSAVGISAGASTPDCVIAAVEQALRTGGAPVASRVSSSALPKVSTCRAVCAAATSSVGSAGASGAVSPGAVRPFAVGSVR; translated from the coding sequence ATGAGAAAGGTCAATTGCATTAAGGTTATCACGCGCGCCCACACCCTCGGCTATTGCGGCGGGGTGCGTATGGCGGTGCGCATGGCAGAACACGCCCGCGCCCACCACCGCGGGAGCGTCTACACGCTCGGTCCGCTCGTCCACAATCCCGTGACGCTCGCCCGTTTGCGCGCGCGTGGCATTGAGTGTCTGGATCCTGCTCATCTATCTTTTGCGCTGCACGCTCCTGCGGCACCGGGCGCAGCGCCGCATGCAGTGGAAGAAAAGACGGCGCGTACCGTGGTGATTAGAGCGCATGGCGTGGCACCTGAGGTGTATGAGGCCCTCGAGCGTTCCGGAGCGCAGGTGGTGGACGCCACCTGCCCGCGAGTTAAGGAAAGTCAGCGGCGTGCTCAGGGTTTTGCCGCGCAGGGACTGCACGTTATTCTCGCCGGGGACCGCAATCATGGGGAAATCGTTGGCATCGAGGGGTATGTGCGCGCGGGAGCTGCGCAGGCGTGCAGCCACTTGCCAGGCGGCGCACCAGACGGCATGCTGCCACAGGTGCAGTGCTTTGTGGTGCAAAACGCGCGTGAGGCTGCCGCGTTGCCGTGTTTAGCGCGTGCAGCGCTCCTTGCCCAAACTACCATTACACAGGGTGAATACGACGCGATCGCCGCTGCGGCGCGTACCCGTGTGCGGGAATTGACGGTAGCGCGTACTATCTGCGCGGCAACTGCGCGCAGACAGGCGGCGCTGCGTGCTCTTGCGCCCACGGTGGAAGCGCTCCTGGTGATCGGCGGCGCACACTCGGCAAATACCCAGCGTCTACTCCACACCGCGCGCGAAACGTCGCTACCTACGTGGCTGGTAGAGCGTGTAGAAGATATTCCCCCCGATATCTATGCCTTCAGTGCGGTGGGCATCAGTGCAGGGGCTTCCACCCCAGACTGTGTTATCGCTGCTGTGGAGCAGGCGCTGCGCACGGGCGGCGCGCCTGTCGCTTCTCGGGTGTCTTCCTCTGCTCTGCCCAAGGTGAGTACCTGCAGGGCTGTTTGTGCGGCGGCTACTTCTTCCGTCGGTTCAGCGGGTGCATCCGGCGCGGTGTCGCCCGGTGCTGTCCGACCTTTTGCTGTAGGCTCCGTGCGGTGA
- a CDS encoding UPF0164 family protein: protein MRQNGAVPMISCSVRRRPRWEPQVGAAFLAFALLPVLASGRGMQAAVATAAGSSGSGSDGKHPGKEQFLQFLIPSGGRYEYLGVSFTALADDASFFEANPAGSAGLSRGEVALFHHSQIHDSHTETVSFARRTQNTGYGASVRAFSSESDLKSFFGGNSGGNKNGGHQGKQGKGFVAIANASHTFCGQYRFKGVSFGCNFKMGFRKGKTDSHVTVAGDLGLRAAFSVAKNFGSNEPNMHVGLVLKNAGISVKTNSCQVEHLNPAIAVGFAYRPVYAFLFSLGLQQTLTKRESPVCSVGFMFFCTQHVTLLASAACEGGAYALSGGAEIRIGSFHLDMGYRYDQIFQAAHPHHVSVGLKWLIPNGGTQADQALLVKESYLVGLRFYDQRRYQEAITAWQLTLRQDPGFEPAAEGIERARRFLKLHEKLSLFDILN from the coding sequence ATGCGTCAGAATGGCGCGGTCCCTATGATATCGTGTTCGGTGCGCAGGAGGCCGAGATGGGAGCCTCAGGTCGGCGCTGCGTTTCTTGCCTTTGCGCTCTTACCGGTCCTGGCGAGCGGACGTGGTATGCAGGCGGCAGTGGCCACAGCCGCAGGGTCCAGTGGTTCCGGCAGTGATGGCAAGCACCCCGGCAAGGAACAGTTTCTCCAGTTCCTCATTCCATCTGGCGGTCGCTACGAATACCTCGGGGTGAGCTTTACAGCGCTGGCAGATGACGCCAGCTTCTTTGAAGCTAACCCTGCCGGCAGCGCCGGGCTCAGCCGCGGGGAAGTTGCTCTGTTCCACCACTCGCAGATCCATGACTCACACACCGAAACGGTTTCGTTTGCGCGACGTACGCAGAACACCGGCTACGGCGCCTCCGTGCGCGCCTTCTCTTCTGAGTCAGATCTCAAGTCCTTCTTCGGGGGCAACAGTGGTGGCAATAAGAACGGCGGACACCAGGGCAAACAGGGAAAAGGCTTCGTGGCAATAGCCAATGCGTCTCACACCTTCTGTGGCCAGTATCGCTTTAAGGGCGTAAGCTTTGGCTGCAATTTCAAGATGGGATTCCGCAAGGGTAAAACTGACAGCCACGTGACCGTCGCGGGTGACTTGGGCCTGCGCGCTGCCTTTTCTGTGGCAAAGAACTTTGGCTCAAATGAGCCGAACATGCACGTGGGGTTGGTGCTCAAAAATGCCGGGATCTCGGTAAAAACAAACAGTTGCCAAGTCGAACACCTCAATCCGGCCATTGCCGTCGGCTTTGCCTACCGGCCGGTGTATGCGTTTTTGTTCAGTCTCGGGCTGCAGCAAACCCTCACCAAAAGGGAGTCGCCGGTGTGCAGTGTTGGGTTCATGTTTTTTTGTACCCAACACGTTACCCTCCTCGCCTCTGCTGCGTGTGAAGGAGGGGCCTACGCCCTCTCAGGCGGCGCAGAAATCCGCATTGGCTCCTTCCACCTCGACATGGGGTACCGGTACGACCAGATTTTCCAAGCCGCCCACCCACACCACGTGTCAGTAGGGCTGAAGTGGCTCATACCCAACGGCGGCACCCAGGCGGATCAGGCCCTCTTGGTCAAAGAGTCCTATCTAGTGGGGCTGCGCTTTTATGACCAGCGGCGCTACCAAGAAGCAATTACTGCGTGGCAGCTGACGCTGCGCCAGGATCCGGGCTTTGAACCGGCTGCTGAAGGCATCGAGCGCGCACGACGCTTTTTAAAACTACACGAAAAACTTTCTCTCTTTGATATTCTCAACTAG
- a CDS encoding ATP-dependent Clp protease ATP-binding subunit, whose translation MLQDLSANARKVLLELGQTVAREARASLLQPEHILLALIQHKVGRGYKLIEKLIEDVATVRLILEQHVLTNEGDVASPQDLPVSGRVKHLLDIAAMEARSLRCAYIGTEHLVIAFAREEQNPLFQSLIREGLSLDDLRNASIISSPHSDTTRTRLERKVASVLDEYGTDLTERARAGALNPVIGRNKEITRVIQILCRRGKNNPVLIGEPGVGKTSIVEGLAYAIVREEVPHILLHTRVVSLDLAAVIAGTKYRGQFEERLKRIIKEVEETEKVILFIDELHTLIGAGGTQGSLDAANMLKPALARGQIQCIGATTLAEYRRYFEKDAALTRRFRSVLVREPSFEETCTILRKIKSHYERHHQVIYQSDALEKIVELSRRYIPERFFPDKAIDLMDEVGAMKRVQQRADTQVLRSFSIKVANLTTETERAIALEDWARARSLHTDVVQLRRRLHALKVEWSAREALSIFAEDVAQAVSLMTDIPVHSLEGDELCRFTNIERDLCATVRGQREAIATLARAIVRARVGISSDTRPIGSFLFLGPTGVGKTLLAKTLAEFLFGSADALIRIDMSDYMERYNTSRLMGAPPGYVGFENGGLLTERVRHRPFSVILLDEIEKAHPDVFNVLLQVLEEGELQDNLGHTVNFRNTIIIMTSNAGTRGLGENVPGFQTARARNIEYRQLRVQALREIKRIFSPEFLNRVDECVVFAPLERETLQEILECELKKLAERLRGKDIVLRYSAAAKAYCLEHGFDPFLGARPLRRVLQQEIENELALRMIHGTLRAGSCVHIDSDGARLHLSTEKSYLTLHPQEI comes from the coding sequence GTGTTACAGGACCTATCCGCAAATGCCCGTAAGGTACTGCTCGAGCTCGGTCAGACCGTTGCGCGTGAGGCTCGCGCCTCGCTCCTTCAGCCAGAGCACATTCTGCTCGCCCTCATTCAGCACAAAGTAGGCCGCGGCTACAAGCTCATCGAAAAACTCATTGAAGATGTCGCTACCGTCCGCCTCATCCTCGAGCAACACGTCCTTACCAATGAGGGAGACGTCGCCAGTCCCCAGGACCTGCCCGTCTCAGGACGCGTCAAACACTTGCTCGACATCGCAGCAATGGAAGCACGCTCCCTGCGGTGCGCTTACATCGGTACCGAACACCTCGTTATCGCCTTTGCCCGAGAGGAGCAAAATCCTCTCTTCCAAAGCCTCATCCGAGAAGGACTCTCGCTCGATGACCTGCGAAACGCGAGCATTATATCCTCACCTCATTCTGATACCACCCGCACCCGGCTCGAGCGGAAAGTTGCAAGTGTCCTTGACGAATACGGCACCGACCTTACCGAACGCGCGCGCGCCGGCGCCCTCAATCCGGTCATCGGACGAAACAAAGAAATTACCCGCGTCATTCAAATCCTGTGCCGGAGAGGAAAAAATAACCCGGTGCTCATCGGAGAGCCAGGTGTCGGGAAAACTTCCATCGTTGAGGGGCTCGCGTACGCCATCGTTCGGGAGGAGGTCCCGCACATCCTGCTGCACACCCGCGTCGTTTCCCTAGACCTTGCCGCCGTCATAGCAGGAACAAAGTACCGCGGCCAGTTTGAGGAGCGGCTCAAACGCATTATTAAGGAGGTGGAAGAAACTGAAAAAGTCATCCTTTTCATCGATGAGCTGCACACACTCATCGGAGCAGGAGGCACGCAGGGGTCTTTGGACGCCGCCAACATGCTCAAGCCGGCCCTTGCACGCGGACAAATCCAGTGCATTGGGGCAACAACCCTGGCAGAGTATCGCCGTTACTTTGAAAAAGACGCAGCTCTCACCCGCCGATTCCGATCGGTGCTCGTGCGTGAACCGAGCTTTGAAGAAACCTGCACTATTTTACGCAAAATAAAATCACACTACGAACGACATCACCAGGTGATATACCAAAGCGATGCGCTTGAAAAAATTGTTGAGCTTTCACGGCGCTACATCCCTGAGCGGTTCTTTCCAGATAAGGCAATTGATCTTATGGATGAAGTAGGAGCCATGAAACGGGTACAACAGCGCGCGGATACGCAGGTATTGCGTTCCTTTTCCATAAAAGTTGCTAATCTTACCACAGAGACTGAGCGCGCCATTGCGCTTGAAGATTGGGCGCGCGCGCGTTCCTTACACACCGATGTGGTGCAGCTGCGCAGACGGCTCCACGCGCTGAAGGTAGAGTGGAGCGCGCGCGAAGCGCTGTCTATCTTTGCAGAAGATGTTGCACAGGCTGTCTCTCTCATGACCGATATCCCGGTACATTCGCTCGAAGGGGATGAGCTGTGCCGCTTTACCAATATCGAACGGGATCTTTGTGCCACCGTGCGTGGGCAGCGCGAGGCCATTGCAACGCTCGCGCGCGCTATCGTACGCGCGCGTGTCGGCATCTCTTCAGACACGCGCCCCATTGGCTCCTTCCTGTTTCTTGGACCGACCGGTGTAGGCAAAACGCTCTTGGCAAAGACACTCGCGGAATTTCTTTTCGGTTCAGCAGACGCGCTCATCCGCATTGACATGAGCGACTACATGGAACGCTACAACACCTCACGCCTCATGGGAGCACCGCCTGGATACGTGGGATTTGAAAATGGCGGTCTACTTACCGAGCGCGTACGGCACCGCCCTTTTTCTGTCATCCTTCTGGATGAAATTGAAAAGGCGCATCCAGATGTCTTCAATGTTCTCCTCCAGGTGTTAGAAGAAGGAGAGCTGCAAGACAACCTGGGGCACACGGTGAACTTCCGCAACACTATCATCATCATGACCAGCAATGCAGGCACACGCGGCCTGGGGGAAAACGTTCCTGGCTTTCAAACCGCACGCGCGCGAAACATCGAGTACCGTCAGCTGCGCGTACAGGCCCTCCGGGAAATAAAACGCATCTTCTCTCCGGAGTTTCTCAATCGCGTTGACGAGTGCGTAGTGTTTGCTCCGCTTGAGCGAGAGACCCTGCAGGAAATTTTAGAATGCGAACTGAAGAAGCTCGCAGAACGCCTACGCGGTAAAGATATTGTGCTGCGCTACAGCGCGGCTGCAAAGGCCTACTGTCTTGAACACGGCTTTGACCCATTCTTGGGCGCACGCCCCCTGCGCCGCGTATTGCAGCAAGAAATTGAAAATGAGCTTGCGCTGCGCATGATTCACGGAACGTTGCGCGCAGGATCGTGCGTGCACATAGACTCAGACGGCGCGCGCCTCCACCTTTCTACCGAAAAAAGTTACCTGACGCTGCATCCCCAAGAAATATAA